A stretch of the Ornithodoros turicata isolate Travis chromosome 4, ASM3712646v1, whole genome shotgun sequence genome encodes the following:
- the LOC135392487 gene encoding pleckstrin homology domain-containing family A member 8-like, with product MSNDSILSTSNIQHPEDSAESSAATNGTLLDTNTRRAQTFFSVMPHSFVTLEIKDGIPTGDFLNCCRAITPVFDVLGPTVFAPAKSDIEGNIKKLQTTHNSDPSASKYLLDIIESEQNVGGAFATCALLWLKRSLEFIHAFLKEIHSGNEHLVRAAENAYADTLKKHHNWVARGISSVALKAMPRFSKFLQDLAPTPEDWKQPDYRQQLFTDCGHYITALNNVLCVIGEFYKRSALDV from the coding sequence ATGAGCAACGACAGCATACTTTCAACATCCAACATTCAGCACCCCGAGGACTCCGCCGAATCGTCTGCTGCAACGAATGGCACTCTCCTCGACACCAATACTCGACGGGCGCAGACTTTTTTCTCGGTCATGCCGCACAGCTTTGTGACTCTAGAGATAAAGGATGGCATCCCGACTGGAGACTTTTTAAATTGTTGCCGCGCAATTACTCCCGTGTTCGATGTGCTTGGCCCGACTGTGTTCGCTCCGGCAAAGAGTGATATCGAAGGCAACATCAAAAAGTTGCAGACGACGCACAACTCTGACCCGTCTGCTTCGAAATACCTGCTGGATATAATCGAAAGCGAGCAAAACGTCGGTGGAGCGTTTGCTACATGTGCACTTCTGTGGCTAAAGAGATCTCTGGAATTTATACATGCATTCCTGAAAGAAATTCACTCTGGGAACGAACATTTGGTACGCGCTGCCGAAAACGCGTACGCTGACACGTTGAAAAAACATCACAACTGGGTAGCCCGCGGAATCTCGTCCGTAGCTTTGAAAGCCATGCCACGGTTTTCAAAGTTCCTGCAAGACTTGGCTCCGACGCCTGAAGATTGGAAACAGCCAGACTATCGCCAACAGCTCTTTACGGACTGCGGTCATTACATTACTGCCCTCAACAATGTACTGTGTGTGATTGGCGAGTTCTACAAGCGCTCGGCCCTTGATGTTTGA
- the LOC135391636 gene encoding pleckstrin homology domain-containing family A member 8-like, translating to MEGVLWKWTNYWNGWQQRWFVLDKGILTYYKSQEEVNQGCKGSVKVAACEIVVHQTDPKRLDLVIPSEQHFYLRAATAQERQQWLVALGSSKAAQQKASGSEALAGGVQYNVRLKKSELRLYCDLLMQQVHTIKTSAGSDIAKMDEAAELLRATCDTFINTLEDCMRIADANFTYELPHQEVRDSALPHEEVSHGATPVVPKPLHKRPVERPRRKSSSSAAPGPDAFPEVATPVDQPPLPSNGTRRRVNTFFSTMEQTFVSLSLKLKDDIPTQQFLDCCQAVLPVFDLLSATAFAPVKMDIQGNINKLRAKYETDRSQFSNLFGMVQQELDQDTTTARNSATDALLWLKRALEFIHAFLCEIHSGKHALAECASTAYGKTLKCHHGWVVRSVFSVALRALPDFETFVVGLAPTPQDAQHQDYKHQLFVDCGEYIDALKSVLDSINNFYVVHDLEPGPKT from the coding sequence ATGGAAGGCGTACTTTGGAAATGGACCAACTACTGGAACGGCTGGCAGCAACGTTGGTTTGTCCTAGATAAAGGCATACTTACTTACTACAAGTCTCAAGAAGAGGTGAATCAGGGATGTAAGGGGTCTGTGAAAGTCGCTGCGTGCGAAATAGTGGTTCATCAGACAGATCCAAAACGTCTGGACCTGGTGATTCCATCAGAACAGCACTTCTACTTACGTGCAGCCACGGCGCAGGAGAGACAGCAATGGCTGGTAGCTCTCGGTAGTTCTAAAGCGGCACAGCAGAAAGCTAGCGGCAGCGAAGCACTCGCCGGCGGTGTTCAATACAACGTCCGGCTAAAAAAATCGGAACTCCGACTGTACTGCGACCTGCTCATGCAGCAGGTGCACACCATCAAAACCTCAGCTGGCAGTGATATCGCGAAAATGGACGAAGCCGCAGAGCTGCTACGAGCAACCTGCGACACATTCATTAATACCTTAGAAGATTGCATGCGAATCGCCGACGCAAACTTCACCTACGAGCTTCCCCACCAAGAAGTGAGAGATTCTGCACTGCCTCACGAAGAAGTGTCACACGGAGCCACTCCCGTCGTACCAAAGCCACTTCACAAACGTCCAGTCGAGCGTCCTCGTCGGAAGTCCTCGTCGTCGGCTGCCCCGGGACCGGACGCGTTTCCCGAAGTTGCCACTCCCGTCGATCAGCCTCCTCTGCCGTCGAACGGCACCCGACGCCGAGTGAACACGTTTTTCTCCACTATGGAACAAACATTTGTTAGTCTCTCTTTAAAATTGAAAGACGACATTCCTACCCAGCAGTTCCTCGACTGTTGCCAGGCTGTCCTGCCGGTTTTTGACCTGCTAAGTGCGACTGCGTTTGCACCGGTGAAAATGGACATCCAGGGCAACATCAACAAGCTAAGGGCCAAATATGAGACTGACCGCTCTCAGTTCTCGAATCTTTTTGGCATGGTACAGCAAGAACTAGACCAGGACACGACCACTGCCCGTAACTCCGCAACGGACGCGTTGTTGTGGTTGAAGCGAGCCCTGGAGTTTATACACGCGTTTCTCTGTGAGATTCATTCCGGGAAGCATGCGCTGGCGGAGTGTGCGAGTACGGCGTATGGCAAGACACTCAAGTGCCATCACGGGTGGGTGGTCAGAAGCGTGTTCTCAGTCGCTCTCAGGGCACTGCCTGACTTTGAAACGTTTGTTGTGGGCCTGGCTCCAACTCCGCAGGACGCACAGCACCAGGACTACAAGCACCAGCTCTTTGTTGACTGCGGGGAGTACATTGACGCCCTGAAATCCGTCTTGGACTCCATCAACAACTTTTACGTCGTCCACGACTTGGAACCAGGACCGAAAACGTGA